The genomic DNA TATAGATGGTTCCAACCTTTCTGTCACGTAAAGTCCCACTTCTCATTTTTCCTGAAGCTTAATAAACcgaatattcattttcataaaaTGTAGGCATAAAATGAGGCACTCTTTATTTCAGGTGaggcgggggaggggggggggttccTTTGCCAAATGCTGCAGGGAGGTGTCCATTTAGATTTAAGTGTTTAATTAAACATCTAGTTGCTTCAGGCACCATCGTCTTGTATCCCTCTGAGCCTGCACCTGTACTTCATGGGCTTGAGTTGTTGACTCAAAGTGAACATGATTTCAAAGAGTTTCAGTGGTAGTTCCATGTTCTGCCactttttttcagcatttcttctTCATTAATCCCCTTTTTTTGTCTCTATAATTTCTTTCTGTCAGATCCAAGGGGCTATCATTGTGTCATCCCTGGTTGAGGTGTGTATTGGCGCGCTGGGTCTGCCCGGGATCCTACTTAAGTACATCGGACCTCTGACCATCACCCCTACCGTGGCCCTTATCGGCCTGTCTGGTTTCCAGGCTGCAGGGGAGAGGGCTGGAAAACACTGGGGCATTGCTATGCTGTAAGTACACACTCAGGTGTCagcaaaaacatcttttaagTGGCCTGAAATCCACTTCTCTGTTGTCCCCTTTGTATGTTCAGTATGTTCTGATGATGGTGATTCAGATGGATGTACATCAGTGTGATAGTGCAGCTGGGCAGAAATGCATTTCCATGTATTTTGTGGAAATAACTGAATGTACTGATCATGGACAGCTTTAGCAGATAATGATGCAGGGTGGTATGGCAGGTTTCGATAAGTGTTTCGGTACTGTTTTTATCTGCCATGGAAACCTGTCACCATTGTtctctgttgattttttttcttacacaAATGGTTCAGACTGTGAAGATGCAGACGCAGGATTAACTCATGGGGGAAGATCCACTTCAGATATTCACATGGTGTGACACCAGTTCCTGCTGTGTCATGGCTGTTGACACTGCAGCTGGAGGGCCCCTCCTCTCGCTCTGCAGGGACTGAGGCTATGTGCCTGTAATTGCCACTGATTTGCTCCTTCTGAGGCAGTTAAGATAATTGATTGGCTCTGAAACCTCTGGGGCCCCAGTCAGACGTAGATGGGAGGAAACATGAATAGAAAATTAGGTCTCTCAAAGGAGATTATACAGTGTAGAAAATGATAAACACAACAAgattgtttctgtctgcaggactATCTTCTTGGTGCTGCTCTTCTCTCAGTATGCCAGAAACGTTCACTTCCCTCTGCCAGTCTATAAAGCCAAGAAAGGCTGGACTTCCTATAGGCTGCAGGTCttcaaaatgtttcctgtaaGTACACAACTTCTCATAAAAGGACCTTACATACCTTTGCTTTTGTGCCTTTTTAACAAACTGTGTCTGGGCTCcacttttgatttgtttttcttagtAAATATTCTGCTCTCTTTTATTGAATTGACCTTGGTTTCTTTACAACTCCCCCCTTACCTCCACCACAAAGTGTGTTACCATCTAAGTCACAAATTATTCAACAGAGCTAATCTCCATCTCCCTGGGAAGTTAAGAGGTTTCCCTTTGCCTGCCTTTTGTGCAGCGTGTAAATCAGTCTTtccctgccctctgctggtgatGTATTGAATAATAAAAATGCTCTTAAATTCACATCATTATGCCATACCTGTCTCCTCAAACGGCTTCCtgttgctttttgctttttactGGGTCACTCTTAAttgtaaaaatgttaaaagtgaCTTGATTTTGTATCAGTCAACATGCCAGAGCCTTGGAAGCTAACAACACTGTGCAACATGGATGTGCTTATTTTCACTGTAAATTAAAGTGTGGCAAATGAATAACAATAAGTTAGAGTGAAGCAGAAGTTAAAGCATCTCTGTCTTCTTTACTGTGACGCATCTCTTACTTATGACAGGGATTTAGATTTGAACTCttcgattgattgattgattggatCGTTCAGAAGTTGACATGATTCAGTGAATACAGCCAGTGTTGTCATATGGAGCTTGTTGACCTCCACCCCCACCTTCATCATAtgtattttttacatatttgaCATAAAACCAGATTACTGAACACATCTGATATAACTGTCATAAGGATGCAGGATGAGAATTGatgacatgttttgttttttatttgacttCATCCTTGTTGTGAATGTCtgataagttttttttttctctcttggaCCCAGATCATCATGGCCATCCTGGTGTCgtggctgctgtgtttcattttcactgtaacTGATGTTTTCCCGCCGGAGGTAGACAAGTACGGCTTCTACGCCCGCACAGACGCACGTCAAGGAATCCTCGCCGTTGCACCGTGGTTTAAGATCCCATATCCCTGTAAGTGTGTttatgaagagaaagaggaggcagatGCTGTTGGAAAGCATTGTTGACGTTAATGCCTGGACTCTGTGTCCAGGCATTAACGTCAGCCCACTGCACTTAATGCAGCTGTTCTTTGTCAGTGATGTCACTATGATATGTACAGTGCAGATGGAAAACAATGAGGAAGTATGCCCATACAGAGGAATTAGTCTGACCGTGTTGACCCAGTATACTGTATAAATAGAGGGAGGGGCAGATACTATTAGTGTAAATCGCTTTAAAATCCAAGAACAAATTTAGAAATTAAACTGAAAAGTACAAAACTGATATAAAAGCTGAACCTTCTCAATATGGACCACAGCAAAACCCCCGCCGGTGGCAATGAGGCAGGAAGTGTCATTTTTAAGATATTTTCTATGTGTTTACCTCAACAGTCCAGTGGGGCCTTCCTACTGtaacagctgcaggtgtgatCGGCATGATGAGCGCTGTGGTGGCCAGCATCATCGAATCGATTGGAGATTACTACGCCTGTGCACGCCTCTCTTGTGCTCCTCCGCCTCCCATCCATGCCATCAATAGGTAactcttttttctgttcttcttcattGTCTCTAACATTTCAATTGGCTCATGAAGTGTCACACAGACATTTTACTGTCTGGAGATTTGCTTTAATTaggttgtttttcctttgtctctTTAGGGGGATATTTGTAGAAGGTATTTCCTGTGTGCTGGATGGTCTTTTTGGGACAGGAAATGGCTCCACCTCATCCAGTCCAAATATAGGTGTCCTGGGAATCACAAAGGTAACACACACCTGTATTCTTAGAGTTTCTGTTCTTAacctgccttttgtttttgactATTTGAATGATTTGGGGTTGAGAGCTGTTGGTTGGTCGAACTTAACAATATGATGTCGCCTTGGGCTCTGGAAAATTGTAATGggtatttttcacaattttctgacatttattgACAAAGTAATAGGTATATTGAttcagaatgaaaataatcgGGGGCTCCCCTACATTAAACCGATTAGCCCTTCATACAAAGTGTCATTCCATTAAGGTGGAGGTCTACATCAACTGTGAGACGCACACATCACTCTCTGTCATGAGCAGGAAACATCCATCAACATGCATAATGATgggcttcattcattcagcttcaaCTACCTTATATTTAACTGTAAATGACTTTTGTTAACCAACATGCACTATAAAATAgatgtggatttttttctctttttttaaagattttgcCTCTATTGTCCTCATGCTTCGAGTTAGGGTTAGTGGAGAACAAGTCAACAGCAAAATAGATTTTCTAGTCCTCATCCACTCCAGcctgctgctttcagtctttgatATGGTGTACCCTCCTCACACAGATGGAGGTTTTAAGAGTGAGTAGCTTTCCCTTTACTCTATCTGATCTCTGATCGGTCTTCCAGGTGGGCAGCAGGCGTGTGATCCAGTATGGAGCTgccatgatgctgctgctggggctCGTGGGTAAATTCAGCGCTCTGTTTGCCTCTCTGCCTGACCCTGTCCTTGGAGCTCTGTTCTGCACCCTGTTTGGTATGATCACAGCGGTGGGACTGTCCAACCTGCAGTTTGTTGACCTCAATTCCTCCAGGAACCTCTTTGTTCTGGGTTTCTCCATCTTCTTTGGTCTCATGCTGCCAAGCTACCTCAAGCAGAACCCGCTGGTCACTGGTGAGTGGAGACCCCTTCTGTACAGTATACAAACCAGGACCGGGCAATATCACAGCCCCAATACACTTTTGTTCAGACACGTCTTAAGCTCCTGTCTCTGTATCTTTCTCAGGCATCGTTGAGATTGACCAAGTGTTGAACGTACTCCTCACCACTGCCATGTTTGTTGGAGGCTCTGTCGCCTTCATTTTGGACAATACTATCCCCGGTAAGGTGTTTAATCCACTCTTTTTCACATTTGCCACTCTAAAATGTATTGTCATTGTGCTATCAAGGTTATGGCTGGATGGAAAGGTGGTTTACAGGATGCAAGAAAATTATAATTGCGTGGCTGTGTCTGCACAAAAGGTACAGGTATACCTGTAAAGGCAGAACATGCTGTGGGCTTTTAGATATCTGATTTGGTCTGGAAACATCTCATCAAGACCCCTCTGGGAGAGTTGGAAGACTTGGAGGGGAGAAGGATGTCAGGGCTGAGCacctgctttctttttctttatcttcaaagagatcaTAATACTGTGCCAACAAAGGAAAGCGAAACAGTTCATGTTGTCTGTCATGTTCCTTCTTGTTAAGTTGGGCTTTTAATTGTGGATTCTGAGGAACTTGTGATTAAtctgtcttccttttctcctcaggTTCCCCTGAAGAACGAGGCATCAGGAAGCTGAAACGTGGCGCTggtctcagtgcagcagagctggaggggATGAGATCGTATGATCTGCCGTTTGGAATGGATTTCATCCACAGACACCCCATTTTCAAGTACTTCCCCATCAGCCCCTCCTTCACGGGCTACCAATGGGGGAGGTTACGGGAAACCTGCAGGAGCAGAATGGGACATGGGGATGCAGTGAAGGGGGGAGGAatgggaggggagggaggtgcAACACCAGGGGAGAGTCGGGTATAGCCAACGGGCTGGTGCTAAAAATTCTGAAATGTGTCTGAGTTTGGGGAGCAAGGGATGGTACACTAAGGTAAAAGGATgggagagtggaggacagaagCAGTGCGGGATTCAGGATTGTGTGGAAGAAAATGTGATGCACCaacccaccccccacccccccatcagtgtgtgttttctttagcTCGTGTCAGTCTTTTCCCACTTCCCACTATGCTATTTTAAGCATGCTATAGCAAGTTACAGCATGCTATAAAAGATGTCACCATGCGGAGGTtacttggtgtgtgtgcatgtgtgtacagtaatCAGCAAGAGATACAgttttgtgcatttatttagTTGCACTTTAATCCAGAGTGAGACAGATGGACGTCAAACAACCAAAGCTTGATGATTCACTGACTCGTAATCACTGCCAAATTTTACTGCAAATGTCCTTTTATAAAACATATTTGTAGATGATATTATGTCAATTGAGGATTATGCAAAATTTCTGATATGAATCATTTGCCTCTAGACTTATTATGCAACCTCATTcgagatacaaacacacatgctcacaccaACAGCCTCACCAAAACTAGCTTGAGCACTACAATGCACGTCAGGGCCATGCCCATTGATGGAAGTGGTTTGTCAGGTGCCCTTATCCATGCAAAGTGattgtgacatttatttttgCACTATCTGCCTCCTGAGTTCAAAACCAGAATGTCACTCTACAGCTCCCGTCCCTCATTTCTTCAGTAAAGCACCCCAGAGACCCATTTAGCAGCACGTCATATCTGCAcatctcattttaaaaaaccTACGACCCCCTCCGCTATGCTAATGCTTATATTCACAGGATCTCCTCTGTAACATACCAGTTTACATACTGTGTCAGTATTAAGCAGTAGTTACCAACAAGCCCAAACCTCTGGTTTTCCTGAACACACCGCTGTCTCATTTAGCTGTCAAATGGGACCTGGCTTGCTTTGCTTTActctaaaacaaaataaattgttgtaagatatttatttttatttagtaACTTTTAATCTCATCTAACATAGGCAGTTGCACATTGAAACAAGCTTTTTATAAAGCTCTACTGCCGTGATTAGCGTGGTGCATTTgcaaaagctgcattaatgtcACACAGTAACACGGACGTGGCCTTTTCAGACAGACTTTGAAACCACCAACGatgaatgacagcagcagaattaaatgtttttatccCATGACTGCAGAGATCTCTGACCCACAGTTTTAAGGTGTGACTTGTGCTCTGCTTTTAGTCGTAATTTGTATTAATGTAGGATTTACAAAGGCCGCGCCATAAACTATTACACCCCTGCCACCGTCCAAAGCCACTTGGTGGGCACTTAAATAATTGTACTAAGAAGTAAGggtggtgtttttgtttggatATGGAGTATTTAAATGTGATAAAAGGGGTTTGGAGAGTTTAACTGTCATCTTTTTGTTCTCTGGATGGACTCAACgatgcagtgtgtgtctttgcaacAGCCAATCATAACGCTTGCTGATGTCCTTAACAATTTTCACTGATTTAATGGCATTAACGACTTTCCCTtatattcctcctcctcctcccatcctcaATCACCAGTACGCCTCCCACTCTCACTCTGCTTCAGTTAGTttactgctgatgttttttgtttgtttttttactgttcaTGTCTGTTGTAGTTCAGACGTAGCAGCACATCTGGCTGAGTAACAGAAAATTTTAGAGTATCAGAAGTCTGTTATGAGCCCAGGTGTGACCCTAGAGTGAGTCTCTGATTTGACCACACTGTGTGCCTCTGGTGTTTTAattgaaaaacagcaatttaAAGAAAGAGTTTGCAACATTCTAATCTTtgtaaatgtgaaaattaataGCCGTATAATGAGAGAAATAACAGCTCAAAAAAAACTACTAAATGTTTATCCCCACTGAGATTTTTACTAAACCAAAATGCTAAaagctcttttcttcctcctctcttactGAATACCAAAATTTTTTCTTTAAGTATTGGCAATTGTTGCTAATCCCCAATTTTCTCACCTTTTATCTCTTTTTaaagctatttatttatttatgagaAGAGTTGGTGTTTAGTGGTTGCTTAAAGCGAGTAAATGTTTCTCTTGCACAATGTTGAAAGTATATTTATTAGTTTACTTGTCCATGCCCTGTTCAGATTGGTGTGATGATGAC from Chaetodon trifascialis isolate fChaTrf1 chromosome 6, fChaTrf1.hap1, whole genome shotgun sequence includes the following:
- the slc23a2 gene encoding solute carrier family 23 member 2 isoform X1; this encodes MLPAAQLDRSDGMCQLAGEAVLDDVIGLKDSSAVFTPERDSGGTEKEEEDDIEEARMGVGKNTTSKSLDSSSEGGKYEEEIKHGADFYPIPVVVNGVGGASGDQDTENTELMAIYTKENQRAEKSSMSETLDSTDSVDARRMDMIYTIEDTPPWYLCVFLGLQHYLTCFSGTIAVPFLLAEAMCVGFDQWATSQLIGTIFFCVGITTLLQTTLGCRLPLFQASAFAFLAPARAILSLDKWKCNNTEVPVFNSTELFHTEHIWHPRIREIQGAIIVSSLVEVCIGALGLPGILLKYIGPLTITPTVALIGLSGFQAAGERAGKHWGIAMLTIFLVLLFSQYARNVHFPLPVYKAKKGWTSYRLQVFKMFPIIMAILVSWLLCFIFTVTDVFPPEVDKYGFYARTDARQGILAVAPWFKIPYPFQWGLPTVTAAGVIGMMSAVVASIIESIGDYYACARLSCAPPPPIHAINRGIFVEGISCVLDGLFGTGNGSTSSSPNIGVLGITKVGSRRVIQYGAAMMLLLGLVGKFSALFASLPDPVLGALFCTLFGMITAVGLSNLQFVDLNSSRNLFVLGFSIFFGLMLPSYLKQNPLVTGIVEIDQVLNVLLTTAMFVGGSVAFILDNTIPGSPEERGIRKLKRGAGLSAAELEGMRSYDLPFGMDFIHRHPIFKYFPISPSFTGYQWGRLRETCRSRMGHGDAVKGGGMGGEGGATPGESRV
- the slc23a2 gene encoding solute carrier family 23 member 2 isoform X2, which codes for MGVGKNTTSKSLDSSSEGGKYEEEIKHGADFYPIPVVVNGVGGASGDQDTENTELMAIYTKENQRAEKSSMSETLDSTDSVDARRMDMIYTIEDTPPWYLCVFLGLQHYLTCFSGTIAVPFLLAEAMCVGFDQWATSQLIGTIFFCVGITTLLQTTLGCRLPLFQASAFAFLAPARAILSLDKWKCNNTEVPVFNSTELFHTEHIWHPRIREIQGAIIVSSLVEVCIGALGLPGILLKYIGPLTITPTVALIGLSGFQAAGERAGKHWGIAMLTIFLVLLFSQYARNVHFPLPVYKAKKGWTSYRLQVFKMFPIIMAILVSWLLCFIFTVTDVFPPEVDKYGFYARTDARQGILAVAPWFKIPYPFQWGLPTVTAAGVIGMMSAVVASIIESIGDYYACARLSCAPPPPIHAINRGIFVEGISCVLDGLFGTGNGSTSSSPNIGVLGITKVGSRRVIQYGAAMMLLLGLVGKFSALFASLPDPVLGALFCTLFGMITAVGLSNLQFVDLNSSRNLFVLGFSIFFGLMLPSYLKQNPLVTGIVEIDQVLNVLLTTAMFVGGSVAFILDNTIPGSPEERGIRKLKRGAGLSAAELEGMRSYDLPFGMDFIHRHPIFKYFPISPSFTGYQWGRLRETCRSRMGHGDAVKGGGMGGEGGATPGESRV